A genomic region of Desulfosarcina ovata subsp. ovata contains the following coding sequences:
- a CDS encoding glycyl-radical enzyme activating protein: protein MSIEGTIFRIKKYALHDGPGIRTTVFLKGCPLACRWCHNPEGIDPEPQTMLRDTAHGTVPETVGQRIGVAELIRVIEKDQLFYDESGGGVTFSGGEPLAQPDFLEALLLACNRREIHATLDTSGFAPAAVVRRILPRVQRVLCDLKIMDAVDHRRVTGVGNTPILENLSLMAASGVPLRLRVPLIPKMTDSDANLTAIARFAVTLKTIEGIDILPFHRIGEQKYRRLGRENPMAGQLPPAAERVAAVQAMFETAGFHVGIGG, encoded by the coding sequence ATGTCAATTGAAGGCACGATTTTCCGAATCAAAAAATACGCCCTGCACGACGGCCCGGGTATCCGCACCACCGTGTTTCTCAAAGGCTGCCCATTGGCCTGCCGCTGGTGCCACAACCCCGAAGGGATCGATCCGGAACCTCAGACCATGCTGCGTGATACCGCCCACGGCACAGTCCCGGAGACCGTGGGGCAGCGGATCGGCGTTGCCGAGCTGATCCGTGTGATCGAAAAGGACCAGCTTTTCTACGACGAATCCGGCGGCGGGGTGACTTTTTCCGGCGGCGAACCCCTGGCCCAGCCGGATTTTCTGGAGGCGCTGCTGCTGGCCTGCAACCGGCGGGAGATTCACGCCACTCTGGATACCAGCGGCTTTGCGCCGGCGGCGGTTGTCAGGCGCATCCTGCCCCGGGTGCAGCGGGTGCTCTGTGATCTGAAAATCATGGATGCGGTCGACCACCGTCGGGTTACCGGTGTCGGCAACACGCCCATTTTGGAAAACCTGTCCCTGATGGCGGCCAGCGGCGTGCCTTTGCGACTGCGCGTGCCGCTGATTCCCAAGATGACCGACAGCGATGCCAACCTGACCGCCATTGCCCGTTTTGCGGTCACTCTGAAAACCATTGAGGGGATCGATATTCTGCCCTTTCACCGTATTGGCGAACAGAAATACCGGCGGCTGGGGCGCGAGAATCCCATGGCCGGCCAATTGCCCCCGGCAGCCGAACGGGTGGCGGCCGTTCAGGCCATGTTCGAAACCGCCGGTTTTCATGTCGGTATTGGAGGATAA
- a CDS encoding FadR/GntR family transcriptional regulator, with protein MTFETIKKSSAPEMVAEQIIRKITAGELPPGTRLPAQRDLAQMLGVGRSSVREAINALVVMGYLEPQQGRGTFIKQTLPHDDAGMQKLAAAFGASSIFDLMEAREMLECRSAALAAERSDGEQIRRLKRVMEAVEATENDYSIFLDADLRFHAAVADAAGNAVLCELTKLVLEKVVAHHATLKTALLPPAYREISIRTAARVVAAIETGDAEDASRWMARHLDAIRDELKNIIR; from the coding sequence ATGACCTTCGAGACCATCAAAAAAAGCAGTGCTCCGGAGATGGTGGCCGAGCAGATCATCCGGAAGATTACCGCCGGCGAACTGCCCCCCGGCACCCGACTGCCCGCCCAACGGGATTTGGCCCAGATGCTGGGGGTGGGGCGCTCGTCGGTGCGCGAGGCGATCAACGCCCTGGTAGTGATGGGCTACCTGGAACCGCAGCAGGGACGGGGCACCTTTATCAAGCAGACCCTGCCCCATGATGATGCCGGCATGCAGAAGCTCGCGGCAGCCTTTGGTGCCAGCTCCATCTTCGATCTCATGGAGGCCCGTGAGATGCTGGAATGCCGGTCGGCGGCCCTGGCGGCGGAGCGGTCCGACGGGGAGCAGATCCGACGGCTGAAGCGGGTCATGGAAGCGGTGGAAGCCACCGAGAACGATTACAGCATCTTTCTGGATGCCGATCTCCGGTTTCATGCCGCCGTGGCCGATGCCGCCGGCAACGCGGTGCTCTGCGAATTGACCAAACTGGTGCTGGAGAAGGTCGTCGCCCACCACGCAACCCTGAAGACCGCACTGCTGCCGCCGGCCTACCGCGAGATCTCCATTCGCACGGCCGCCCGGGTGGTGGCCGCCATCGAAACCGGTGACGCCGAGGACGCCTCCCGCTGGATGGCCCGGCACCTGGATGCCATCCGTGATGAATTGAAAAATATTATCCGTTGA
- the hypD gene encoding trans-4-hydroxy-L-proline dehydratase, with product MNARILRLRTRSLEAQPSLSDERARLLTRFYQSGVARTQPVPVQRAMAFAHIMANKTIPIDPDELIVGERGPAPKSTPTYPEVCIHSPEDLAIISGREKVAFAVDESVRKAYAQEVIPFWQGHSIRETLFSHLPDDWKLAYDAGIFTEFQEQRSPGHTACGDKPYKKGLLDLKFQIEETIACLDFFNDPQAMDRKHELTAMAITADGMIAFARRHADRLDAMAAVDPDARRRAKLEQMAVICRRVPAHAPRTFWEALQAYWFVHVGVITELNPWDAFNPGRLDQHLYPFYKKDLAEGRLTEERARELLSAFWIKFNNHPAPPKTGVTAKESNTYVDFALINVGGVRATGADAVNDLSYLILDVIEEMRLLQPSSMVQLSKKNPDRFIRRALRIVRTGFGQPSIFNTDAIVQELVRQGKSVADARQGGCSGCVEAGAFGREAYFLTGYFNLPKILELTLNNGIDPRTGRQLGPATGDPCRFETFADLFEAWMRQLNHFIDIKIRGNNIIEQINARQMPVPFLSLYIDDCIEKGRDYNAGGARYNTSYIQGVGLGSISDALTALKEHVFSRKTVCMADVLKALKSNFDGFDDLRHRLLEDTPKYGNDDDAADDVMQMVFEAYYRAVDGRPNTRGGVHRINLLPTTCHVYFGSITGALPDGRMAGTPLSEGISPVQGADRNGPTAVARSAAKMDHIRTGGTLLNQKFLPQVLEGDAGITKLAQLVRTYFRMDGHHIQFNVVDRTMLEQAKRTPDDYRDLIVRVAGYSDYFVDLTEELQDEIIRRTAHEDV from the coding sequence ATGAACGCACGGATTTTGCGGTTGAGAACCCGCAGCCTCGAAGCGCAGCCGAGCCTGTCGGACGAGCGTGCCCGGTTGCTGACCCGGTTTTACCAGAGCGGCGTGGCGCGCACCCAACCGGTGCCGGTGCAGCGGGCCATGGCCTTTGCTCATATCATGGCCAATAAGACCATCCCCATTGATCCCGACGAGCTGATCGTGGGCGAGCGCGGTCCGGCCCCCAAGTCCACGCCCACCTATCCCGAGGTGTGCATTCATTCCCCCGAGGATCTGGCGATCATCAGCGGGCGTGAGAAGGTGGCCTTTGCCGTGGACGAATCCGTGCGTAAGGCCTATGCGCAGGAGGTCATTCCCTTCTGGCAGGGCCACTCCATCCGTGAAACGTTGTTCAGCCATCTACCGGACGACTGGAAGTTAGCCTATGATGCCGGAATTTTTACCGAATTTCAGGAGCAGCGCTCCCCCGGTCACACGGCCTGCGGCGATAAACCCTATAAAAAGGGACTGCTGGATCTGAAGTTCCAAATCGAAGAAACCATCGCGTGCCTCGACTTTTTCAACGACCCCCAGGCCATGGACAGGAAACACGAGCTGACCGCCATGGCCATCACCGCCGACGGCATGATCGCCTTTGCCCGGCGTCACGCCGATCGGCTGGATGCCATGGCGGCTGTCGATCCCGATGCCCGGCGCCGGGCCAAACTGGAACAGATGGCCGTCATCTGCCGGCGAGTGCCGGCCCACGCGCCGAGGACCTTCTGGGAGGCCCTGCAGGCTTACTGGTTCGTGCATGTGGGGGTAATCACCGAACTGAACCCCTGGGACGCCTTCAATCCCGGTCGCCTGGACCAGCATCTCTACCCCTTCTACAAAAAGGACCTGGCCGAGGGGCGGCTGACCGAGGAGCGGGCCCGCGAGCTGCTGTCGGCCTTCTGGATCAAGTTCAACAACCATCCGGCACCGCCCAAGACCGGTGTGACCGCCAAGGAGAGCAATACCTACGTGGATTTCGCCCTGATCAATGTCGGCGGGGTGAGGGCCACCGGCGCGGATGCGGTCAACGACCTGAGCTACCTGATCCTGGACGTGATCGAAGAAATGCGCCTGTTGCAGCCCTCCTCCATGGTGCAGCTCAGCAAAAAGAATCCCGACCGTTTCATCCGGCGGGCGCTCAGGATCGTGCGCACCGGTTTCGGCCAGCCGTCGATCTTCAACACCGATGCCATTGTCCAGGAGCTGGTGCGCCAGGGAAAGTCCGTGGCGGACGCCCGCCAGGGGGGCTGCAGCGGTTGCGTGGAGGCCGGCGCCTTCGGCCGGGAGGCCTATTTTCTCACCGGCTACTTCAACCTGCCCAAGATCCTGGAGCTGACCCTCAACAACGGTATCGATCCGCGTACCGGGCGGCAGCTTGGCCCGGCCACCGGCGATCCATGCCGGTTCGAGACTTTCGCGGATCTGTTCGAAGCCTGGATGCGTCAGCTCAACCACTTCATCGACATTAAAATCCGCGGCAACAACATCATCGAGCAGATCAACGCCCGCCAGATGCCGGTTCCGTTTCTCTCGCTATACATTGACGATTGCATCGAAAAGGGGCGCGACTACAACGCCGGCGGTGCCCGTTACAACACCAGCTACATCCAGGGGGTGGGCCTGGGGTCGATCAGCGATGCCCTGACGGCCTTGAAGGAGCATGTCTTCTCACGCAAAACGGTTTGCATGGCGGATGTTCTCAAGGCGCTGAAAAGCAACTTCGATGGTTTTGATGACCTGCGTCACCGGCTGCTGGAGGACACGCCCAAGTACGGCAATGATGATGATGCGGCCGATGATGTAATGCAGATGGTTTTCGAGGCCTACTACCGGGCGGTCGACGGCCGGCCCAACACCCGCGGCGGCGTGCACCGCATCAACCTCCTGCCGACCACCTGCCACGTCTACTTCGGCAGTATCACCGGTGCCCTGCCCGATGGCCGCATGGCCGGCACGCCGCTCTCCGAGGGGATTTCTCCGGTCCAGGGCGCCGACCGCAACGGCCCTACGGCAGTGGCCCGCTCGGCGGCCAAGATGGATCACATCCGCACCGGCGGCACCCTGCTCAACCAGAAATTTTTGCCCCAGGTGCTGGAAGGCGATGCGGGCATCACCAAACTGGCCCAGCTGGTGCGCACCTATTTTCGCATGGACGGCCATCACATCCAGTTCAATGTGGTGGACCGGACGATGCTGGAGCAGGCCAAGCGGACGCCCGATGACTACCGCGACCTGATCGTGCGGGTGGCCGGCTACAGCGACTACTTCGTGGATTTGACAGAAGAACTGCAGGATGAGATTATCCGGCGTACCGCCCATGAGGACGTGTGA
- a CDS encoding ornithine cyclodeaminase family protein, with product MQIRVLTASDIRSALSMREAIDAVEKAYAQLASGKATMPLRSRVDTDKGISLLMPAYLHDSGDFAVKIVSVYGENPKLGLPTVTATVLAMDSETGMPLALMEGDSLTALRTGAAGGVAARYLARKDARTVALFGAGVQARSQLQAVLAERQIQRVLVVGRLPKTIERFCAEVATWPDAPQVIVAPSPREAVSQADIVLAATTTKTPLFDGNDLKPGTHVTGVGSFTPEMQEIDAVTIDRARVVVDQREAAMAEAGDIIIAKATIDAEIGEIVNGTKPGRQNDDEITFFKSVGLAVQDAVTAATVLRAAEEKGLGTVIQMS from the coding sequence ATGCAGATTCGTGTGCTCACGGCCAGTGATATCCGTTCGGCGCTTTCCATGCGCGAGGCCATTGATGCCGTCGAAAAGGCCTATGCTCAGCTGGCTTCAGGCAAGGCCACCATGCCCCTTCGGTCCCGGGTCGACACCGATAAGGGAATTTCATTGCTCATGCCCGCCTATCTCCACGACAGCGGCGATTTTGCCGTGAAGATCGTTTCCGTCTATGGAGAGAATCCCAAGCTCGGCCTGCCCACGGTGACGGCCACGGTCCTGGCCATGGACTCCGAAACCGGGATGCCCCTGGCCCTGATGGAGGGGGACAGCCTGACCGCCCTGCGCACCGGTGCGGCCGGTGGGGTCGCCGCGCGTTACCTGGCCCGCAAGGATGCCAGGACCGTGGCCCTGTTCGGGGCGGGGGTTCAGGCGCGCAGCCAATTGCAGGCGGTTTTGGCCGAGCGGCAGATCCAGCGCGTGCTGGTGGTTGGCCGCCTTCCCAAGACGATCGAGCGTTTTTGTGCGGAGGTGGCCACCTGGCCCGACGCCCCGCAGGTGATCGTCGCCCCATCGCCCAGGGAGGCGGTTTCCCAGGCCGACATCGTGCTGGCCGCCACGACCACGAAAACACCGCTTTTCGACGGTAATGACCTCAAACCGGGCACCCACGTCACCGGCGTGGGCTCTTTCACGCCCGAGATGCAGGAGATCGACGCCGTCACCATCGATCGCGCCCGGGTGGTGGTGGACCAGCGCGAGGCGGCCATGGCCGAGGCCGGGGACATCATTATCGCCAAGGCTACCATCGACGCCGAAATCGGCGAGATTGTCAACGGCACAAAACCCGGCCGGCAGAACGATGACGAGATCACCTTTTTTAAATCCGTTGGCCTGGCCGTGCAGGATGCGGTCACTGCGGCCACCGTACTTCGGGCGGCGGAGGAGAAGGGCTTGGGGACAGTCATCCAGATGTCCTGA